The Halopelagius inordinatus genomic interval TCGACCCGGCCGACGAACGACGTGACGCCCACCGAGTAGCCGAGACCCGCGAGGAGGGCGACCGTCGCCGCGGCGGAGACGAGTCCTGCGACCGCCGCGTATCCGATGAGGGCCGCCGCCAGAAGGTTCACCCCGTACAGGGCGTGACGCGTCCGTCGAACGCCGAAGACGACGGGAAGCGTCGAGACGCCGATCGCCTGGTCACCCTCGACGTCGCGTACGTTCGGAATCTCGGTGTTGACGAACGTCGCGAGAAAGAAGTACGCGAAGACGACGCCCGCGGTCGGCGTCAACGCCGCGTCCGCGAAGGCCAAAGGGAGGAACGTCACCGTCACCGCCCACGCGAACGCGACGACGGCGGAGTTGACGACGAGAATCTCTTTGAGACGCTGGAATCGGAGGCCGACGTCCGGCACCCAATCGGAGGCGTAGAGGACCCAAAAGGCCCCGGGGAGGACGGTAATCGTGAGTGCGACCGGACCACCGAGCATCGAAAGCGCGACGGCGAGGCCGTA includes:
- a CDS encoding UbiA family prenyltransferase; translation: MVHDTQNLSNDSDRTVSTYSRLNAWARSVGERGRNTLVYSSAYLALIAVAEVAIAMVILSIPPNAAPVVVGLVTFAVYVNDRLADADTDAVSNPKQAAFARRHRDVLYLLASLGYGLAVALSMLGGPVALTITVLPGAFWVLYASDWVPDVGLRFQRLKEILVVNSAVVAFAWAVTVTFLPLAFADAALTPTAGVVFAYFFLATFVNTEIPNVRDVEGDQAIGVSTLPVVFGVRRTRHALYGVNLLAAALIGYAAVAGLVSAAATVALLAGLGYSVGVTSFVGRVEDQTRLVLAAEYGFLVVALVLALSSAVL